Genomic DNA from Chloroflexota bacterium:
GGTGTATGCCGCCCCTAACATCCCCGCGTGGCGCGATTTCCCGCTGGCAGATTACCTCTCGCGGGCGTTGGGTGTGCCCGTGAAGGTAGATAACGACGCCAACCTGGCCGCGTTGGGTGAATGGCGTTACGGCGCAGGGCAGGGGCATCATCACGTCCTCTACCTGACCATCAGCACCGGCATTGGCGCGGGCGTGATCGTGGACGATCGCCTGCTGCATGGCGCGCGCGGGCTGGCCGCAGAACTGGGACATGTGACCGTGATGCCCGATGGCCCCTTGTGCGGCTGTGGCCAGCGAGGGCATCTGGAAGCCGTTGCCTCGGGCACGGCCATTGCCCGCCAGGCTGAAGAAGCCTTAAACCGCGGGGAAGCCTCGTCCCTGGCCGCCCTGCCCCGCCCCCTCACCGCGGCCGATGTGGCCCAGGCCGCGCAAGGCGGCGATGCGCTGGCACAACGCATCTTCACCCAGGCTGCGGAGCACCTGGGCCGCGCGCTCGCAGGCTTTCTGCACATCTTCAATCCCAGCATTGTGATTTTGGGCGGCGGCGTGGTGCATGCGGGCGACGTGCTGTTGCGCCCGCTGGAAGCCGCCCTGCGCACCAGCGTGATGTCGCCGGCCTATCTGGAAGGCATGGTGCTTACCACCGCGGCCCTCGGCGACGATGCCGGGCTGTTGGGGGCGCTGACGATGATAACCTGAGTCGCGAATAAACGCGTTGAGCAGAGATTGTGGAGCAACCATGTCGAAACGTGCTGTTGGCAGCATTTCGTACTGAGCGGAGTGACCAACGGCAGCGAAGTCGAAGTACGAAATGCTGCCAGAGACATTACCCGAAACCGAACGGTCTCTCGAGAGCATGGCACGGAGGTAAGAGGAAATGGCAGAATCCGCGATTCCCTGGCAAAATTTCCGCTGGCAGGGCGCCGATCTTGGGGGAAGGTATTTTCCCCATGCTGTGATGTATGTGTTGGCGACGTTGCCTGCTCTCAACGGCTTGCAAGGGTGGTTTCAATTTGACCTGGGCGCGCCTACGACCATGCTTTACGCCCAGGCGTTCACCCCCGAGCAAAAGGCAGCACTCATCCGCTTTCAGCAGCAAGGGCGGCGTGCCATCATCAATGGGCAGGAAGCCCCCTTGCTCGAGATTCCCCTGCGCGTGGGGCCGTGGGAAATTACCCCCATCGCCTGGTACCGGGATTTTGGCGACGAAGACACGCCGCCCGATGGGAAGCCGGTGCTCGGCACCATTGGGGCTGACCTGGTGCGAGGGCATATCCTGGCAATGGATTTCCCCGCTCAGCGCCTTGCTCGCCTGGAACGCCTTCCTGTACCCTGGGAAAGGACCGCCCGCTGGACCCCCCTCCGGCTCACCGAGCACGGGCACATCATGATTGAGATAGAGGTGGATGGCCGCCCCCGCTGGGCCTTATGGGATACAGGGAGCAGCATTTTCGAACTGCTCACCGATGCTTCCCAGTGGGCGCAGTTGAGCGAGGGCCACGTGACCCATACGCTGTCCATCTCTGCCTGGGGTGAAACCAAACAAATACCGGGAGGTCCGCTCAAGGCCCAGGTGCGCCTGGGAGGGATGTTGCTCCCAATGCACACCGTGCATTACAGCGATGACGAAGGGTGGCAGGCGTTCTTTTCTCGCCATGAGATGATCGGCATTATGGGGAACGCGCCATTTCTTGAGCACACCATCGTGCTGGATTTCCCCAGGGGGCGCTTTGGAGTGCTTCCTCCTGCTCCACCGAGGGGGTGAGGGAAAGCCCCCGCGGTGCTTTTCCGGCGCTAACGAATCTTGAAGGCCA
This window encodes:
- a CDS encoding ROK family protein, producing the protein MKYHLAVDVGGTWLRAALYPQGETAPMRRERARTPREGRPEAALVALLREIWPADGEVLGVGVACPGPLNPETGVVYAAPNIPAWRDFPLADYLSRALGVPVKVDNDANLAALGEWRYGAGQGHHHVLYLTISTGIGAGVIVDDRLLHGARGLAAELGHVTVMPDGPLCGCGQRGHLEAVASGTAIARQAEEALNRGEASSLAALPRPLTAADVAQAAQGGDALAQRIFTQAAEHLGRALAGFLHIFNPSIVILGGGVVHAGDVLLRPLEAALRTSVMSPAYLEGMVLTTAALGDDAGLLGALTMIT